In the Gasterosteus aculeatus chromosome X, fGasAcu3.hap1.1, whole genome shotgun sequence genome, one interval contains:
- the LOC120808813 gene encoding Golgi apparatus membrane protein TVP23 homolog A isoform X1 gives MMTPMGITVTMADDTEDVQLDFAADEQESARRSAVIRHPLVSFFHLFFRVVAIVAYLLCDWISESFSSCFVLILTLLSFDFWSVKNVTGRLLVGLRWWNQIDEDGKSLWVFEAKKASLGKDIGTEAEARIFWLGLIICPLIWTLFFFISLFSLKIKWLSLVVASISLQVANLYGYLRCKAVGEDGQPADIRSFSGQHLLQRPDIIFGIL, from the exons ATGATGACACCGATGGGCATCACCGTG ACTATGGCGGACGACACGGAGGATGTTCAGCTGGACTTTGCTGCCGACGAGCAGGAGAGTGCGCGGAGAAGCGCGGTCATAAG ACACCCACTCGTCTCCTTTTTCCACCTGTTCTTCCGGGTGGTCGCCATTGTTGCCTATTTACTCTGCGACTGGATCAGCGAGAGCTTTTCCTCATGTTTTGTGCTGATCCTCACTCTGCTCTCTTTCGATTTCTGGTCCGTCAAG AATGTGACTGGCAGGCTGCTGGTCGGCCTGCGTTGGTGGAATCAGATTGACGAAGACGGAAAGAGCCTCTGGGTGTTTGAGGCCAAAAAA gcctcATTGGGCAAGGACATCGGGACAGAGGCAGAGGCGAGGATTTTTTGGCTGGGTCTCATCATCTGCCCTCTCATATGGACATTGTTCTTCTTcatctcccttttctccctgaAGATTAAATGGCTG TCCCTTGTGGTTGCGAGTATTTCCCTCCAAGTGGCTAATCTCTATGGTTACCTACGCTGCAAGGCAGTAGGAGAGGACGGCCAGCCGGCAGACATCCGCTCCTTCTCAGGGCAGCAcctcctgcagcgt CCAGACATCATCTTTGGAATACTATGA
- the LOC120808813 gene encoding Golgi apparatus membrane protein TVP23 homolog A isoform X2, with product MADDTEDVQLDFAADEQESARRSAVIRHPLVSFFHLFFRVVAIVAYLLCDWISESFSSCFVLILTLLSFDFWSVKNVTGRLLVGLRWWNQIDEDGKSLWVFEAKKASLGKDIGTEAEARIFWLGLIICPLIWTLFFFISLFSLKIKWLSLVVASISLQVANLYGYLRCKAVGEDGQPADIRSFSGQHLLQRPDIIFGIL from the exons ATGGCGGACGACACGGAGGATGTTCAGCTGGACTTTGCTGCCGACGAGCAGGAGAGTGCGCGGAGAAGCGCGGTCATAAG ACACCCACTCGTCTCCTTTTTCCACCTGTTCTTCCGGGTGGTCGCCATTGTTGCCTATTTACTCTGCGACTGGATCAGCGAGAGCTTTTCCTCATGTTTTGTGCTGATCCTCACTCTGCTCTCTTTCGATTTCTGGTCCGTCAAG AATGTGACTGGCAGGCTGCTGGTCGGCCTGCGTTGGTGGAATCAGATTGACGAAGACGGAAAGAGCCTCTGGGTGTTTGAGGCCAAAAAA gcctcATTGGGCAAGGACATCGGGACAGAGGCAGAGGCGAGGATTTTTTGGCTGGGTCTCATCATCTGCCCTCTCATATGGACATTGTTCTTCTTcatctcccttttctccctgaAGATTAAATGGCTG TCCCTTGTGGTTGCGAGTATTTCCCTCCAAGTGGCTAATCTCTATGGTTACCTACGCTGCAAGGCAGTAGGAGAGGACGGCCAGCCGGCAGACATCCGCTCCTTCTCAGGGCAGCAcctcctgcagcgt CCAGACATCATCTTTGGAATACTATGA